The following are encoded together in the Hydractinia symbiolongicarpus strain clone_291-10 chromosome 14, HSymV2.1, whole genome shotgun sequence genome:
- the LOC130626068 gene encoding uncharacterized protein LOC130626068 yields MYLPLAKNTKVKIAALGSLDQLRFNFTILNHSCTVDQDFTYIMTDFKLTHLFKLWGRLYIRGNPKTNWEQTYKKCKLCCNTKAVNLMKVNGVVRNWLPGTTVKGKKNPSLLMFMYLEFGNKTKELGLDYPFKF; encoded by the exons ATGTACTTGCCATTGGCGAAAAATACCAAAGTGAAAATCGCTGCTCTTGGTTCCCTGGATCAGTTAAGGTTTAATTTCACCATTCTTAATCACAGCTGCACCGTTGACCAG gaCTTCACCTATATAATGACAGATTTCAAGCTAACACATTTGTTTAAGCTGTGGGGAAGACTGTACATAAGAGGCAACCCTAAGACGAATTGGGAACAAACTTACAAGAAATGTAAACTCTGCTGCAACACCAAAGCTGTCAATTTGATGAAGGTAAATGGTGTTGTGAGGAATTGGCTGCCAGGTACAACTGTGAAAGGGAAGAAAAATCCCAGCCTGCTCATGTTCATGTACCTTGAGTTTggcaacaaaacaaaagaattggGGTTAGATTACCCGTTCAAGTTTTAG
- the LOC130625218 gene encoding uncharacterized protein LOC130625218, protein MNVQYLQRLLEQQTLHENCVACSLSHDQSSVKKTLYVICSNRHLHYDSTLMSFSKDFQAHIGKFYIPIRDMAIFVVFTLLLTLLISDVAGKESYTDQTISNTKVSGLLSSTTKKHGFSLESITDAKVFQEIATMIDLQAYYLNSQPLRKIKRTYDNGKTLTFYQIDSLDIGSFSNAIFKGYLQFWSKNEFNLVLSIDCFKLYDIVELVTPLYKKVQNGSMQDFFKVLGDYTNEMDISLHSKPNGKETGEPQF, encoded by the exons atgaaTGTCCAATATCTGCAACGCCTGTTAGAGCAGCA GACGTTGCACGAAAACTGTGTCGCATGCTCTCTTTCGCATGATCAATCAAGCGTGAAAAAAACACTTTATGTCATATGTTCAAATCGACATTTACATTATGATTCTACTCTTATGAGCTTCAGTAAAGATTTTCAGGCACATATTGGAAAGTTTTATATTCCAATCAGAGATATGGCTatctttgttgtttttacattaTTGCTGACACTACTAATTAGCG ATGTTGCAGGTAAGGAGTCCTATACAGACCAAACAATATCCAATACAAAAGTTTCGGGGTTACTGTCCAGTACAACAAAGAAACATGGCTTTTCACTAGAAAGCATAACTGATGCCAAAGTATTTCAAGAAATCGCCACAATGATTGATTTACAGGCATATTATTTAAATTCACAACCCCTTCGGAAGATTAAGAGGACATATGATAATGGAAAGACCTTGACATTCTACCAAATAGATTCACTGGATATTGGGAGTTTTTCAAATGCAAtatttaaaggttacctccaaTTTTGGTCAAAAAACGAATTCAATTTAGTGCTCTCCATCGACTGTTTCAAACTTTACGATATCGTGGAATTGGTGACACCCCTGTATAAAAAAGTCCAAAATGGTTCCATgcaagatttttttaaagttttgggTGATTACACGAACGAA ATGGATATTTCCCTTCATTCAAAACCAAATGGCAAAGAAACAGGAGAACCacaattttaa